A section of the Buchnera aphidicola (Mindarus japonicus) genome encodes:
- the rsmC gene encoding 16S rRNA (guanine(1207)-N(2))-methyltransferase RsmC, with product MNKIKQHNSNDLLIKNKDIFLNKKVFFSGLSDSRIIKKLNLKSVKIHTYRYDVWKKLKKKFHVSYSLITNKNFVKNSEILIFYWKKNVLENIFQLISLVSVFTIKSDVYIIGKNKSGIKSSISKLKKWIIFKKIDFLRKCSLVHGKILKKIIFLKEQFIKVFFWKNLYIYFFPGIFSYNKVDEGSKLLLSTFTKKIKGDILDVGCGNGILSAFLLQNKENKIKVTLTDIHLSAIESSKLTFKKNGLQGKILSSDIYSNIKKKFDLIISNIPIHEDLNIELKTGISIIKESINYLKSTGELRIVINSFINISETFKKNFKNYKILKKTKRFIVFQGFRKDMYEIHTRSGI from the coding sequence ATGAATAAAATAAAACAACATAATAGCAACGATTTGTTGATTAAGAATAAAGATATCTTTTTAAATAAAAAAGTGTTTTTTTCAGGTTTAAGCGATAGTAGGATTATTAAAAAATTAAATTTAAAGTCAGTTAAAATTCATACTTATAGATATGATGTGTGGAAAAAATTAAAAAAAAAATTTCACGTTTCATATAGTTTAATAACTAATAAAAATTTCGTAAAAAATAGTGAAATATTAATTTTTTACTGGAAAAAAAATGTGTTAGAAAACATTTTTCAACTAATTAGTTTAGTTTCTGTATTCACTATAAAATCTGATGTATATATAATAGGAAAAAATAAAAGTGGTATTAAAAGTAGTATTTCTAAGTTAAAAAAATGGATCATTTTCAAAAAAATAGATTTTTTAAGAAAATGTTCACTTGTTCATGGGAAAATTTTAAAAAAAATAATATTTCTAAAAGAACAATTCATTAAAGTTTTTTTTTGGAAAAACTTATATATATATTTTTTTCCTGGAATTTTTAGTTATAATAAAGTTGATGAAGGAAGTAAATTACTATTATCTACTTTTACAAAAAAAATTAAAGGAGATATCTTGGATGTTGGCTGTGGAAATGGAATCTTATCTGCTTTTTTATTGCAAAACAAAGAAAACAAGATTAAGGTAACTCTTACCGACATTCATTTATCCGCAATTGAATCGAGTAAATTAACTTTTAAAAAAAATGGATTACAAGGAAAGATATTATCTAGTGACATATATTCAAACATTAAAAAAAAATTTGATTTAATTATCTCTAATATTCCTATACATGAAGATCTAAATATTGAGTTAAAAACTGGAATTTCTATTATTAAAGAATCAATTAATTATTTAAAAAGTACAGGAGAATTAAGAATTGTTATTAATTCTTTTATAAATATTTCAGAAACTTTTAAAAAAAATTTTAAAAATTATAAAATATTAAAAAAAACAAAAAGATTTATTGTTTTTCAAGGTTTCAGAAAGGATATGTATGAAATACATACCCGGAGCGGGATTTGA
- the minC gene encoding septum site-determining protein MinC: protein MTKNIRNSTIIKIPVRSGQKIYVPNGDLIIINNVNAGAEIIASGNIHIYGRMSGRALAGAKGDVSSHIFCLNLCSELISISGIYLVKEKIPKEFMGKTMNIFLKDGILTMNKI from the coding sequence TTGACAAAAAATATTAGAAATTCTACAATTATTAAAATTCCAGTTAGATCAGGTCAAAAAATATATGTTCCTAATGGAGATTTAATTATTATTAATAATGTTAATGCAGGAGCGGAAATTATAGCAAGCGGGAATATTCATATATATGGAAGAATGAGTGGAAGAGCTTTAGCGGGTGCTAAAGGAGATGTTTCCAGCCACATTTTTTGTTTAAATTTATGTTCTGAATTAATTTCTATTTCCGGAATATATTTAGTGAAAGAAAAAATACCAAAAGAATTTATGGGAAAAACTATGAATATTTTTTTAAAAGACGGAATTTTAACAATGAATAAAATTTAA
- the htpX gene encoding protease HtpX, whose translation MMRVILFLFTNLAVIIVFGIILILTGIKPNSLYSLMIISTLFGFSGSILSLLMSKWIAIKAVNGKLVTVPLNNREKWLVTTIKHQSSLLQLKTPKIVIYPSLDINAFATGPHKNASLIALSSGLLKNMNKEEVEAVIAHEMTHIKNGDMVTMTLIQGVINTFVIFVSRIIASIITNIFNNKEENNKYYNNSIIYILITGILELIFGVIASLITMWFSRYREFYADAGSAKLVGRKKMIAALKKIKTSYEPTEDNSIIAFCINGKSKSIFNLFMSHPPIDQRIIALYNKKYM comes from the coding sequence ATGATGCGAGTTATTCTTTTTTTATTTACTAATTTAGCTGTTATAATAGTATTTGGAATTATTTTAATATTAACTGGAATTAAACCTAATAGTTTGTACTCTTTAATGATTATATCAACTTTATTTGGTTTTAGTGGATCTATATTATCATTATTAATGTCAAAATGGATTGCTATAAAAGCTGTTAATGGAAAGTTAGTAACCGTTCCCTTAAATAATCGAGAAAAATGGTTAGTTACAACTATTAAACATCAATCTTCTTTATTACAGTTAAAAACACCAAAAATAGTAATATATCCTTCTTTAGATATAAATGCATTTGCTACTGGACCACATAAAAATGCATCACTAATTGCTCTTTCTTCTGGTTTATTAAAAAATATGAATAAAGAAGAAGTAGAAGCTGTTATAGCACATGAAATGACTCATATCAAAAATGGAGATATGGTAACTATGACATTAATACAGGGAGTAATTAATACTTTTGTAATTTTTGTTTCCCGAATAATTGCAAGTATTATTACTAATATTTTTAATAACAAAGAAGAAAATAATAAATATTATAACAATTCCATAATTTACATATTAATTACTGGAATATTAGAATTAATATTTGGTGTCATAGCTTCCTTAATCACTATGTGGTTTTCAAGATATAGAGAATTTTATGCTGATGCAGGATCTGCTAAATTAGTAGGTCGAAAGAAAATGATTGCTGCCTTAAAAAAAATAAAAACAAGTTACGAACCTACAGAAGATAATAGTATTATTGCTTTTTGTATTAACGGAAAATCCAAGTCTATTTTTAATTTATTTATGTCTCACCCCCCCATAGATCAACGTATTATTGCATTATATAATAAAAAATATATGTAA
- the tsaB gene encoding tRNA (adenosine(37)-N6)-threonylcarbamoyltransferase complex dimerization subunit type 1 TsaB, whose product MNTSILSIDASCDNCSIALFYNKKIDYITEISKINQTKKILFMINKILKNKKISLKSLDVISFTIGPGKFTGIRTVINIAQSLSFGTNIKLFPISTLLIIAEQAWRKENIKKVIVTLDANNNQAYWAKYIRNNKGIWKTVKKDCLNTILELNKKINLPTNNWTVVGNSCKKLKLNSKILINKKIFSSHAKDIIPFALSHLNKNKTNKIKKILPNYLNSLGFN is encoded by the coding sequence ATGAATACATCTATATTATCTATTGATGCTTCTTGTGATAATTGTTCAATAGCATTATTTTATAATAAAAAAATTGATTACATTACTGAAATATCTAAGATAAATCAAACAAAAAAAATTTTATTTATGATCAATAAAATTTTAAAAAATAAAAAAATATCTTTAAAGTCATTAGATGTAATTTCATTTACAATAGGTCCAGGAAAATTTACAGGTATTCGTACTGTAATAAATATAGCACAAAGTCTTTCGTTTGGAACAAACATTAAGCTATTTCCAATTTCAACATTGCTAATTATAGCAGAACAAGCTTGGAGAAAAGAAAATATAAAAAAAGTAATAGTTACACTTGATGCTAATAATAATCAAGCATATTGGGCGAAATATATTCGAAATAATAAAGGAATCTGGAAAACAGTAAAAAAAGACTGTTTAAATACAATTTTAGAATTAAATAAAAAAATTAATTTACCGACTAACAATTGGACAGTTGTTGGAAATTCTTGTAAGAAACTAAAACTTAATTCTAAAATTTTAATAAATAAAAAAATTTTTTCTTCTCATGCTAAGGATATAATCCCTTTTGCTTTATCACACTTAAATAAAAATAAAACAAATAAAATTAAAAAGATTTTACCTAATTATTTAAATTCATTAGGATTTAATTAA
- the minD gene encoding septum site-determining protein MinD — translation MSRIIVITSGKGGVGKTTSSAAIATGLAKRGKKTVVIDFDIGLRNLDLVMGCERRVVYDFINVINDKVILNQALIRDKNTKNLYILPASQTRDKDSLTYDGVFKVLKNLIKMNFEFIICDSPAGIETGALLAIYFADEAIVVTNPEVSSVRDADRILGIISSKSYRAKMNQKPIKEYLLLNRYNLFRVNKGEMLSKDDVLDILKIKLIGVIPEDLSVLKASNQGKPVILDSSSIAGNAYSDTVNRLLGEKVLFRFVKEEKKSFFRRLFRR, via the coding sequence ATGTCTCGTATTATTGTAATTACATCAGGGAAAGGAGGTGTAGGAAAAACTACTTCAAGTGCCGCAATAGCTACAGGATTAGCAAAAAGAGGAAAAAAAACTGTCGTTATTGATTTTGATATTGGTTTAAGAAATCTTGATTTAGTTATGGGATGTGAAAGGAGAGTAGTGTATGATTTTATCAATGTAATAAATGATAAAGTAATATTAAATCAAGCTTTAATAAGAGACAAAAATACAAAAAATTTATATATTCTTCCAGCTTCCCAAACAAGAGATAAAGATTCTCTTACGTATGATGGAGTTTTTAAAGTTTTAAAAAATTTAATTAAAATGAATTTTGAATTTATAATATGTGATTCTCCAGCAGGAATAGAAACAGGAGCTTTGTTAGCTATTTATTTTGCTGATGAAGCAATAGTTGTAACAAATCCAGAAGTTTCTTCTGTACGGGATGCGGATAGAATATTAGGAATAATTTCATCTAAATCATATAGAGCTAAAATGAATCAGAAACCAATAAAAGAATATTTATTATTAAATAGATATAATCTTTTTAGAGTAAATAAAGGGGAAATGTTAAGTAAGGATGATGTTTTAGATATTCTTAAAATAAAATTAATAGGTGTTATCCCAGAAGATTTATCTGTATTAAAAGCATCTAATCAAGGAAAACCTGTAATTCTTGATTCAAGTTCAATAGCAGGAAATGCTTATTCTGATACTGTTAATAGGTTATTAGGAGAAAAAGTATTATTTCGATTTGTTAAAGAAGAAAAAAAAAGTTTTTTTAGACGTCTATTTAGGAGGTAA
- a CDS encoding TerC family protein produces MEFFLDPSTWIGLLTLITLEVVLGIDNLIFIAILTKKLPPSSRDKARVIGLSLALLMRLNLLLLISWIVTLTAPIIQNKYFILSGRDLILLSGGLFLIFKATIELHERLENYPENNTHSKNYASLWAVVIQIIVLDAVFSLDAIITAVGIVNNLPIMMTAVIISMAIMSFASKFLTNYINNHQTVIVLCLSFLLMIGFNLVAGAFQVHIPKGYLYTTIGFSIMIELFNQISYNNFIKNQSRRSMRQRTAEAILRLMVKKNPEKKDIKQKKIDKNSSKPNFLHTGISETFKEEERYMMNGVLTLAMRSIKSMMTPRGEISWVNIENNIDEIRSQLLATPHSLFPICKGELDEIIGVVRAKELLFEIETNTNLTEFSSKNPPIIIPDTLDPINLLKILRKSKGKLAIITNEFGVVQGLITPLDILEAIAGEFPDEDETPDIISENDSWLVKGGTDLHSLQQLLNTKKLIKKEENHASLAGLLISQKGQLPLPGEIIYIPPFYFHIIEATEYRINLVRIKKNITFKKIN; encoded by the coding sequence ATGGAGTTTTTTTTAGACCCATCTACATGGATTGGTCTACTTACTTTAATTACATTAGAAGTAGTGCTTGGAATTGATAACTTAATTTTTATTGCTATTTTAACTAAAAAATTACCTCCATCAAGTCGTGATAAAGCAAGAGTAATAGGATTAAGTTTAGCTTTATTAATGCGATTAAATTTATTATTACTAATATCTTGGATAGTCACTTTAACTGCTCCTATTATCCAAAATAAATATTTTATCTTATCAGGTAGAGATCTAATTTTACTTTCTGGAGGATTATTTTTAATTTTTAAAGCTACGATTGAATTACATGAAAGATTGGAAAATTATCCAGAAAATAATACTCATAGTAAAAATTATGCCAGCCTATGGGCTGTTGTTATACAAATTATAGTGTTAGATGCTGTTTTTTCATTAGATGCTATTATTACTGCCGTTGGCATAGTAAATAATCTACCTATTATGATGACAGCAGTAATTATTTCAATGGCTATTATGTCTTTTGCATCTAAGTTTTTAACTAATTATATTAATAATCATCAAACAGTAATAGTTCTTTGTCTTAGTTTTTTGTTAATGATAGGATTTAATTTAGTAGCTGGAGCTTTCCAAGTACATATTCCAAAAGGGTATTTATACACTACAATAGGATTTTCTATAATGATCGAATTATTCAATCAAATTTCTTATAATAATTTTATTAAAAATCAATCTAGAAGATCTATGCGTCAAAGAACAGCAGAAGCTATTCTTCGATTAATGGTTAAAAAAAATCCAGAAAAAAAAGATATAAAACAAAAAAAAATAGATAAAAATAGTTCAAAACCAAATTTTTTACACACTGGTATATCTGAGACATTTAAAGAAGAAGAAAGATATATGATGAACGGAGTATTAACATTAGCTATGAGATCTATTAAAAGTATGATGACTCCTAGAGGGGAAATTTCATGGGTAAATATAGAAAATAATATAGATGAAATTAGATCTCAATTATTAGCTACGCCGCATAGTTTATTTCCTATATGTAAAGGGGAATTAGATGAAATAATAGGTGTGGTTCGAGCAAAAGAGCTATTATTTGAAATAGAAACAAACACAAACTTAACTGAGTTTTCTTCTAAAAATCCTCCTATTATTATACCTGACACTCTTGATCCAATTAATTTATTAAAAATATTAAGAAAATCTAAGGGAAAATTAGCAATTATTACAAATGAATTTGGAGTTGTACAAGGATTAATTACTCCTTTAGATATTTTAGAAGCTATTGCCGGAGAATTTCCCGATGAAGATGAAACACCCGATATAATTTCTGAAAATGATAGCTGGCTTGTTAAAGGGGGAACTGATCTTCATTCTTTGCAACAATTACTAAATACTAAAAAATTAATAAAAAAAGAAGAAAATCATGCTTCATTAGCAGGATTATTAATATCTCAAAAAGGACAACTACCTCTTCCAGGAGAAATTATTTATATACCCCCATTTTATTTTCATATTATTGAAGCAACAGAATATAGAATTAATTTAGTTCGAATTAAAAAAAATATAACTTTTAAAAAAATTAACTAA
- the minE gene encoding cell division topological specificity factor MinE, translating to MTILDFFIPRKNNTAHIAKERLKIMIAEQKSNAYFSDCLPEIKKEILKVMCKYIKIKPKMLQIKINSKDRNTSVLKLSIFFFK from the coding sequence ATGACAATATTAGATTTTTTTATACCTAGAAAAAATAATACTGCCCATATTGCTAAAGAAAGATTAAAAATCATGATAGCTGAACAGAAAAGTAATGCTTATTTTTCTGATTGTCTACCCGAGATAAAAAAAGAAATACTGAAAGTTATGTGTAAATATATAAAAATAAAACCAAAAATGTTGCAAATAAAAATAAATTCTAAAGATAGAAACACTTCAGTATTAAAATTAAGTATATTTTTTTTTAAATAA